A single window of Poecilia reticulata strain Guanapo linkage group LG10, Guppy_female_1.0+MT, whole genome shotgun sequence DNA harbors:
- the btk gene encoding tyrosine-protein kinase BTK, which produces MSDNLMEEIFIKRSQQKKKTSPLNYKERWFILTQEKIAYYDFDSEKGKRKGLKGAVDLEKIKCVETVQPEPNAPQERMYAFQVIYDEGPLYIFAKTDDIRASWIKKLKELVRFNKDLMQKYHPCFWVDGVWLCCQQEVKQAMGCKVLESSAKNGFKSSPSRRMSRKPLPPTPTEEKPGRPLPPGPPEPPAQPATMTVVAEYDYAPMTPQDLELRKDEEYTILERSDPNWWKARDKYGKEGYIPSNYVVEAEKGLERFDWYCKNMNRSQAEHFLKSENKDGGFLIRDSSKAGKYTVSLLTKGGVETGGSCRHYNICTTPQGQFYLAEKHHFNTIPELINYHQHNAAGMVSRLKHIVSNRARPPSTAGLGYGVWEIDPRDLTFIKELGNGQFGVVKYGKWQGQHDVAIKMIKEGSMSEDDFIEEAKIMMKLRHENLVQLYGVCTKQRPIYIVTEFLANGCLLTYLKEGLKQHPTTVQLLEMCKDVSEGMAYLEAQQYIHRDLAARNCLVDTNGTVKVTDFGLSRYVLDDEYTSSAGSKFPVRWSPPEVLLYCKFSSKSDIWAYGVLMWEVYTLGKLPYERLNNTEIVDQVSRGLRLFRPQLANEKVYSIMTSCWSDKADERPTFQELALNVQDLLYELQ; this is translated from the exons ATGTCAGACAATCTAATGGAAGAAATCTTCATCAAACGATctcagcagaagaagaagacctCTCCTCTAAACTACAAGGAGAGGTGGTTCATTCTCACCCAGGAAAAAATAGCCTACTATGATTTTGACTCTGAGAAAGGG AAGCGGAAAGGTCTGAAAGGGGCGGTGGACCTAGAGAAGATTAAGTGTGTGGAGACGGTCCAACCAGAACCCAATGCCCCACAGGAGCGCATGTATGCATTCCAG GTCATTTATGACGAAGGGCCGTTGTACATCTTCGCAAAAACTGACGACATCCGAGCATCGTGGATAAAGAAGCTAAAAGAAT TGGTCCGCTTCAACAAAGATCTGATGCAGAAGTACCATCCCTGTTTCTGGGTGGATGGGGTGTGGCTTTGCTGCCAGCAGGAAGTTAAACAAGCTATGGGCTGCAAAGTTCTGGAAAGTTCTGCTAAAAATG GTTTTAAATCTTCACCGAGTCGACGAATGTCCAGGAAACCACTTCCCCCAACCCCAACAGAG GAAAAGCCTGGTCGCCCTTTGCCTCCAGGACCACCCGAGCCTCCAGCACAGCCTGCAACCATGACTGTAGTAGCTGAGTACGATTACGCACCAATGACCCCCCAGGACCTGGAGCTGAGGAAGGACGAGGAGTACACCATCCTGGAGAGGTCCGACCCCAACTGGTGGAAAGCCAGAGACAAATACGG gaaAGAAGGTTACATACCAAGTAATTATGTGGTGGAAGCAGAAAAGGGGCTTGAAAGATTTGA ctggtactgcaaaaacatgaaTCGGAGTCAAGcagagcattttttaaaatctgag AACAAAGACGGAGGTTTCCTGATACGAGACTCAAGCAAAGCCGGGAAATACACTGTGTCGCTGCTCACCAAGGGTGGCGT GGAAACAGGTGGAAGCTGCAGACATTATAACATTTGCACGACCCCACAGGGCCAGTTTTACCTGGCAGAAAAGCATCATTTCAACACTATCCCAGAGCTGATCAACTATCACCAGCACAACGCAGCAG GTATGGTCAGCAGGCTGAAGCACATTGTATCCAATCGGGCACGACCTCCATCCACAGCAGGACTGGGTTACG GTGTGTGGGAGATCGACCCTCGTGATCTAACATTCATCAAAGAGCTGGGAAATGGCCAGTTTGGAGTGGTGAAGTATGGAAAGTGGCAGGGCCAGCATGATGTGGCCATTAAGATGATTAAAGAGGGCTCCATGTCCGAGGATGATTTCATTGAAGAAGCCAAAATCATGAT GAAGCTTCGCCATGAGAATTTGGTGCAGCTGTACGGCGTCTGCACCAAACAGAGACCTATTTATATTGTGACTGAGTTCCTTGCAAATGGCTGCCTTCTGACATACCTAAAAGAAGGCCTGAAGCAGCACCCAACAACCGTCCAGCTTCTTGAGATGTGTAAAGACGTTTCGGAGGGAATGGCCTATCTTGAAGCACAGCAGTACATCCACAGAGACCTG gcTGCCAGGAACTGTCTAGTAGATACTAATGGCACAGTGAAAGTGACTGACTTTGGTCTGTCAAG ATATGTTTTGGATGACGAGTACACAAGCTCAGCAGGCTCAAAGTTCCCAGTTCGCTGGTCACCTCCAGAAGTACTGCTTTACTGCAAATTCAGCAGCAAGTCTGACATCTGGGCCTACG GCGTTTTAATGTGGGAGGTGTACACTCTGGGGAAGCTTCCATATGAACGCCTCAACAACACGGAAATAGTGGATCAGGTGTCCCGAGGCCTGCGCCTTTTCCGTCCACAGCTGGCCAATGAGAAGGTCTACAGCATCATGACAAGCTGTTGGTCTGAT AAAGCAGATGAGAGACCCACCTTTCAGGAGCTGGCACTGAATGTTCAGGATTTGCTGTATGAACTCCAATAG
- the timm8a gene encoding mitochondrial import inner membrane translocase subunit Tim8 A: protein MDGQGASADPQLQHFIEIESQKQRFQQLVHQMTEVCWEKCMDKPGPKLDSRTEICFVNCVERFIDTSQFILNRLEQTQKSKGGFSETMLD, encoded by the exons ATGGACGGCCAAGGAGCTTCAGCGGACCCTCAGCTTCAACATTTCATCGAAATCGAGTCTCAGAAACAGAGATTTCAGCAGCTGGTGCATCAAATGACTGAGGTTTGCTGG GAAAAATGCATGGATAAACCGGGACCCAAGCTGGATTCCAGGACTGAAATCTGTTTCGTTAACTGCGTGGAGCGATTTATAGACACCAGCCAGTTCATCCTGAACAGACTGGAACAGACTCAGAAGAGCAAGGGTGGATTCTCCGAGACGATGTTGGACTAA